Proteins encoded in a region of the Streptomyces violaceoruber genome:
- a CDS encoding polysaccharide deacetylase family protein → MARHGGGRGWYGKVVGAALGVTMLAVGASVWTAQADSVGGGPTPRASASATPGGEAKPVDIGIAHASDAGPNGVNITIDDGPDPAWTPQVLDLLEEYGVKATFCMTGLQAEAHPDLVKDVVAAGHRLCDHTVSHDTAMDKKSEAYQAKEILDAERMIIEASGGVRPVYYRAPGGAFTPYSRKLAASHGMRPLGWNVDTKDFERPGSDAIVATVKRELSNGPTILFHDAGGDRTQTVEALRQVLPWLKEQGRTFGFPVR, encoded by the coding sequence ATGGCGCGGCACGGTGGTGGACGGGGCTGGTACGGCAAGGTGGTCGGGGCGGCGCTCGGTGTGACGATGCTCGCCGTCGGCGCCTCGGTGTGGACCGCGCAGGCCGACTCCGTCGGCGGCGGCCCGACGCCGCGGGCGTCCGCGTCGGCCACGCCGGGCGGCGAGGCCAAGCCCGTCGACATCGGCATCGCGCACGCCTCGGACGCGGGGCCGAACGGCGTGAACATCACCATCGACGACGGCCCCGACCCCGCCTGGACGCCTCAAGTGCTCGACCTGCTGGAGGAGTACGGCGTGAAGGCCACCTTCTGCATGACGGGCCTTCAGGCCGAGGCCCACCCGGACCTCGTGAAGGACGTCGTCGCGGCCGGGCACCGGCTGTGCGACCACACGGTGTCGCACGACACCGCCATGGACAAGAAGTCCGAGGCCTACCAGGCCAAGGAGATCCTCGACGCCGAGCGCATGATCATCGAGGCGTCCGGGGGCGTGCGTCCGGTGTACTACCGGGCCCCCGGCGGGGCGTTCACCCCCTACAGCCGCAAGCTCGCCGCCTCCCACGGCATGCGCCCGCTGGGCTGGAACGTGGACACCAAGGACTTCGAGCGGCCGGGCTCGGACGCCATCGTCGCCACCGTCAAGCGGGAGCTGTCCAACGGCCCGACCATCCTCTTCCACGACGCCGGGGGCGACCGCACCCAGACCGTCGAAGCCCTGCGGCAGGTCCTGCCCTGGCTGAAGGAGCAGGGCCGCACCTTCGGGTTCCCGGTGCGCTGA